One stretch of Bdellovibrionales bacterium DNA includes these proteins:
- the fsa gene encoding fructose-6-phosphate aldolase has protein sequence MKFFIDSANIEEIRQANLRGWVDGVTTNPSLIAANGKPMRETIKLICQEVSGPVSAEVLSLKADEMYKEGLELAKIHDNVVVKIPMTEDGLIAVKKLKAEGIRSNVTLVFSPLQALLVAKAGGTMVSPFVGRLDDISTNGMDLITQIRTIYDNYGFDTEILVASIRHPIHVIDSALIGADIVTIPFKVMQGLGKHPLTDQGLEKFMKDAEKIVK, from the coding sequence ATGAAGTTTTTTATCGATTCCGCTAACATTGAAGAAATCAGACAAGCCAATCTGCGCGGATGGGTTGATGGTGTAACAACGAACCCTTCGTTGATTGCCGCCAATGGTAAGCCCATGCGCGAAACCATCAAATTGATTTGCCAAGAGGTTTCCGGCCCGGTTTCTGCAGAAGTGCTGTCACTCAAAGCGGATGAAATGTATAAAGAGGGCCTCGAACTCGCAAAAATTCATGACAACGTCGTCGTTAAAATTCCGATGACTGAAGATGGTTTGATTGCCGTGAAAAAACTAAAAGCCGAAGGTATACGGAGCAACGTCACCTTGGTCTTCTCTCCCCTCCAAGCACTTCTCGTAGCAAAAGCCGGCGGAACAATGGTTTCCCCTTTCGTGGGTCGCCTAGATGATATCTCGACAAACGGTATGGATCTCATCACTCAAATTCGAACGATTTATGACAACTACGGATTTGATACAGAGATTCTTGTGGCGAGCATTCGTCATCCGATTCACGTGATTGATTCGGCGTTGATCGGAGCCGACATCGTAACGATTCCATTTAAAGTGATGCAAGGTTTAGGCAAGCATCCACTCACCGACCAAGGTCTAGAGAAATTTATGAAAGACGCCGAGAAAATTGTGAAGTAA